A DNA window from Impatiens glandulifera chromosome 7, dImpGla2.1, whole genome shotgun sequence contains the following coding sequences:
- the LOC124910503 gene encoding transcription factor MYB8-like, with protein MGRSPCCVKAHTNKGAWTREEDQRLIDYIRAHGEGSWRSLPQAAGLLRCGKSCRLRWINYLRPDLKRGNFTDKEDDVIIKLHSLFGNKWSLIAARLPGRTDNEIKNYWNTHIKRKLISRGIDPQTHRSLNSFVARNSQNQLPDVDFSGRNTSSSSSSKKKKKRNAGSFDDGKGSGSGTTEEEEEAPKPPPPFDGDDHCESVNLDLSIGLLNSVSKQPNREKRRTPLYEETAASTASVSPSAICLCWQIGFQSIGHFCSNCQPASGSCGFR; from the exons ATGGGAAGATCACCTTGTTGTGTGAAAGCACATACCAATAAGGGTGCGTGGACTAGGGAGGAGGATCAACGACTCATAGATTACATCAGAGCTCATGGAGAAGGAAGCTGGCGATCCCTTCCTCAAGCTGCTG GCTTGCTCCGATGCGGTAAGAGCTGTAGACTCCGGTGGATAAACTACCTCCGGCCGGATCTCAAGAGAGGGAATTTCACTGACAAAGAAGATGATGTTATCATTAAGCTACACAGTTTGTTTGGAAACAA GTGGTCATTGATAGCTGCGAGATTACCTGGTAGAACTGATAATGAGATTAAGAATTACTGGAACACTCATATCAAACGCAAACTGATTAGTCGAGGCATTGATCCACAAACTCACCGATCGCTCAACTCTTTCGTGGCGAGaaattctcaaaatcaattgcCTGATGTTGATTTTTCCGGTAGAaacacatcatcatcatcctcttcgaagaagaagaagaagaggaacgCCGGATCATTTGATGACGGGAAGGGAAGCGGAAGCGGTACgacggaagaagaagaagaagcgcCTAAACCTCCTCCTCCGTTTGACGGCGACGACCACTGTGAGTCCGTCAATCTGGATCTATCGATTGGGCTGCTGAACTCTGTCAGTAAGCAGCCAAACAGAGAGAAGCGGCGAACACCTCTATATGAAGAGACGGCGGCTTCTACGGCGTCGGTGTCGCCGTCGGCGATTTGCTTGTGCTGGCAGATTGGTTTTCAGAGTATTGGACACTTTTGTAGTAATTGCCAACCAGCAAGCGGATCGTGTGGGTTCAGATGA